The genome window TGGTGCGGCCATCATACTGTTCGCGCCGATCCTTGCGCCCATCATGGCACGAATAGGTGTGCATCCGATTCACTTTGCGATAGTCATGATACTCAACCTGGTGATAGGTCTCATTACGCCTCCCGTAGGGGTCGTGCTGTACGCGACCTGCGCGGTGGGGGAGATCTCGTTCGAGAGGCTGAACCGGGCTTTAGCGCCCCTTTTGCTCATCAGTTTCGTCGTGTTGGCAATAGTGACTCTCGTGCCTGATCTGGTTCTCTTCTTGCCTAGACTCGTGGGCTTGATCGGGTAGGCTCGATCGGGTAGGTGGAGGAGTCGAGACATGAGTGTGAGGAAGAAAGCTCTGTTGACTCTTGGGAAATCGTTCTTTGAGGCGTATCCGAGGCTGAGAGATGACCTGGAAGCCCTGGATCTGGATTTGTGCGCGCTGGTCCTGAGCGACGAGCCTGTGAGCAAGGACGTGATAATTCGCAACGTAGCCGACGTAGAGATATTCATAATGGGTGTCGAGAAGGTCGACAAGGATGTCCTCGACGCGGCACGTAGACTCAAGTACATCGCGAAACATGGAGTGGGGCTCGACAACATCGACCTGGAGGAGGCGAAGAGAAGGGGTATCACGATAACATACACGCCTGGCCAAAACGCGTCGGCTGTCGCGGATCTCGCGATGGGCCTGGTCTTGGCTTGCGCGCGTCAGATCCCCGCGGCGGCCGCGAAGGTCAAGAGCGGCGGGTGGCAGCTCTTCATGGGCCACGAGCTGGAGGGCAAGACGCTGGGGATAGTTGGACTGGGGGCCATAGGAAAGAAGGTCGCTCTGAGAGCTCTCGGTTTCGGGATGACCGTAATGGCCTATGATCCCGTGCAGGACGCTGAATTCGCTGAGAAGCATTCGATCACGTACCACGATCTGAATTCGGTCCTCGAGAAGGCGGATTTCGTTTCAATGCACCTTCCGCTCGGGCCGAGCACCTACCACCTGATAGACGCGGAGAAGCTGAGAAGAATGAAGCCTTCCGCGTATCTCATCAACACGGCAAGGGGGCCAATCGTCAACGAGAGGGACCTTGTCAGGGCTTTAAGGGATAGGACCATCAGCGGAGCGGCTCTGGACGTGTTCGACACCGAACCCCCGTCACGGGATTTGCTCGAGCTCGACAACGTGATCATGACGCCTCATATAGGTGGCTCGACGTACGAGTGCGCGAGACGCCTCGGGGAGATCACCGTCAGGAACGTACGAAACTACCTGCACGGGCGGGAGTTGGACTTCGTGTACTTCAAGCCCTGAGGCTCACGAACAGGCATTGACGCTGCCGACTTCGCGGCGGCCCCGGCGCCTCCGGGACATCCAGCGGCTGCTCCGTCCCGTGCCGTCCGGCACGGCCGCGCCCGGCGGGCTGGCCAAGCCGTGGCAGACGGGCCGACGGACCAACGGGCCGGACCGTCCCGAGTCGGCCGCCGCACCTTGACAGCTTCCGCGTCTATGTCGCTTCGCCTGGCATCTGCGGCGTTATCGCGCGCTGCGTGTTTCGGGGCTTTCCGCCTCATTGTGGCTACCTGCAGGCGTCCCGGTATCGCCACCCACCTGGGCGAGGCTGCGACTATGCTACCTGCTGCGAGATTAGGACCGACTGGGGGCGAAAGCGCGGCGGGGAGCGAGCGTGACACCGGATGCCGCCATTGCGAAAGCGGGAGGAACCGGAGCGAGCCAGGGGGCGACAGGCGCTACCCGGATTTCCGAGAAACGCGCTGCGGTGCTGCAATTTGCTCAGGGTCGCGCGAGTGAGCGGGTCTTCGGTCTTGGCGGGCCTTTGAAGCCGCGCCAAACAACCGACCGAGCGCTGTGAGACATGTAAGACAGTACATGGATAGTCCAGCCAAAGAGGCGCCTGCTACCAGCAGCGGGAAGGTAGATCGCATCGGCAGGCTCACACCGCGGGTGAGCTCTTGAGATGTCGCCGACAAGAGGATGGAGACTGCTGCGATGACGACGACGCGTCCCGCGAGGCGCCGCGCGAAGCCGCGAATTGCGCGGGTCTCGACCATACCGGTGAGGGCCGTCGCGTGGGCCACAAAGGGCGTGAAAGACAGCAGGCTCAGGTGGCTCAAGTCTAGGAAGACGAGGATGCCGAGCCCAACGACCACGGGCTCTACTACACCAGGGTACCTGTCACTCAGAACCAGGCTGACACAGTATTCAAGGGCAACGACGCCGGCACCCCAAGTGGACAGATGGAACCGTCGAGAGAGCTGTCCGGCAGCCATGAGGCCTACGGCGATGAACATCAGGGCCAGCACACCAGTGGCGGGAACCTTCAGCACAGGGTATGCGGCTAGGACACATCCGGTCGAGATAGTGAGGAAAACCATCGTTTCATAGGCACGCTCCATTAAGTGTAGTTGCCGCCTGGTCGGTCGCCGGTGACGTGCCGCCGGGAAGGACCGAGAGACCCTCCGAGACATGCTCCCAGAGGCTCCGTCCCATCCCACTTCGCCACGGTGATTCCGAGGTTGCGCAGTCTCTTGACCCGTGATTCCTGCAACAACGTCCACCACTTTTGGGCCAGTCCGTCGGCGACGGAGTCTCCGATCGCCTTCCTAGTGAGCTCGATCGGAGAGATGTACATGACAACTGGATCGAAACCTCGGGCCGCCAGGTCGCCCACCATTCTGTCGGACCTTTCATCAAGCAGCGGAGTTATGACGAAAACGAGTGCCCGCGGAGGCAGAGCCCGATCGGGTATGGCTTTTACATCTTTGAAAGCAAAGCTCTCGGACGTGCGTAGCCGCGCCAGCTTGTCAAGGATCACGTGAAGCTGCCTGGCGCCGGAGCGGGGCACGACCCACTCAAGCACACAACCGTAGTTGATCATGCCCACCCTGTTCTTGCGACTCAGGAAATGGCTTGCGGTGCTGGCGGCAGCGCGGGCGCCACAGTCGAGGTAAGTCGTGCACCCTACCCCGACGTCACGCAACGTATCTATCACGACGATGACATCGATATTCCGTTCAGGGAAACTCTCGTTCACATACAGCCGCTTCCAGCGCGACGACGCCCGCCAGTTGATCCGGCGGATTGGATCGCCCGATCTGTATTCGCGTAGTCCCGCCAAGTCAAATCCCTCACCGGGCAAGCGTGAGGCATGATCCCCCCCGTATGGCCGTGGCCTGCCAGTCATGGTCATCTTCACGTGCAAAGGCTCAACTCTCGGATACACGACGCATACCGTGCCCGGAAGAGTCGTGCCGTCAAGCCATTTAGCCCCGGTTGGACTCAAGACCCTCGAATGGACGCGACCGAGCACGAACGCTCCGCGCTCCGTAAGGGAGACTTTGGACTCGAGTTGCCGTATCTCTCCTCTTCTCATCGAGATCAGCATCCGCTCGGTCGAGACGACTCGTCCGCCTTCGGTGCACAGGAAGTGGTAGACCTCCAAGAAAGGCAAAGGTGACTCGGCGCTAATAGTGACGCGAACGTGGACTGTGTCACCCTCAAAACACCGTTCCCGGGCGCATTCGGACGCGATTGTATAAGAAGGCTCCTCGTTGTCAAGGTTTGCAAGAACTAGGCTGATGAGAAAGGGAACTCCCACGAGGGCGAATTCAAACCGGCCGCACAGCACACACGCCACAGTGAAGAAAGCTGCCATACTGAGCCATGCACGATACTTGAGCGTCGGACGGCTTCTCATATCAATCCTCTCCTGGCCCAGGGGTCGGAACCCTGTCCAGCACGTCATCAACTATGTCCTCGCCTCTGACGCGCTCCACCCAGAGCTCGGGTCTGATCACTATCCTGTGGGCGAGCGCCGCCATCGCCAATGACTTGACATCCTCAGGGATCACGTAATCCCTGCCTCTCATCAAGGCACGAGCCCGGGCCAGCTTGAAAAGGGCGAGCGTCCCGCGAGGAGAGGAACCGGCGTGTACGCGGTGATCATCCCTCGTTGCCTGGACGATTCTTACTATGTAGTCCTGAATGTCGGGACTCACGTAGACCGTCTCCACCGTACCCTGGAGCGAGAGAAACTCCTCCCTGGCTACGATTCTCAGGAGCTCAACCTCGTCGCGCTTTCTGCTCTGACGCCGGCTCAGGATCTCTCGCTCGGCCTTGGAAGAAGGGTAACCGATCCGCAACCTTGCCATGAACCGATCGACTTCGGCCTCCGGCAAAGGGTACGTGCCCTCAAACTCAAGGGGGTTCTGTGTAGCCATTACGAGGAAGGGTGGTTCCAGCTTGAAGTTCCGTCCGTCTACGGTCACCTGCCGCTCCTGCATCGCTTCAAGCAGAGCGGACTGAGTCTTCGGTGTTCCCCTGTTGATCTCGTCTGCGAGGAGTAGATTGGTGAACATAGGTCCCTTTCTGAACTCGAAGTCCTCCAGACGCGAGTTGTAGACCATGCTGCCTGTGATATCTCCGGGCAACAGGTCGGGGACAAATTGGATTCGGTTGAAACTCAAGCCTAGGACACGAGCGAACATCTCTGCCGTGAGGGTCTTGGCCACGCCCGGTACATCCTCGATGAGCACGTGTCCGTTGGCGAGGAGGACGATCAGGACCGATTCGAGGACTTCATCCTTTCCCACGATTGCCTTACCGACTTCGGATAGTATCTCGTGACACTTCTGTCGAGCCTTGTCGACGACCGGAGGCTCTGTCATATGCATTCCTCCATCTTCTCGAGCACCCTCGCAATCTGCTCGGGGGTGGCTCCCTGTCCTGACTCGTGCTCCATGGCCGCTGCCATCGCAATTACCTCCTCGGGAGCCCTCTTCAGCCTAAGGGTGTACAACAAGTAATCAAAGTTGGTCAGAGAGATGTTGAGCTTGTGGCGTAATTCATCGAACTCTCTGCACACGGAGCCGGTTCCAGTTAGGGTCGGCCTGACAGCCGGCCGAGAGAAACGGCCTGACCTGAAAGCCGCCGGACCTGGTGATTCCACTGACGCGCCGAGGTTCCTCACGGCTGCCCTGTATACCGCCCAAAAGCAAGAGACTCCTGCGATCCGTGAGATCGCAGGCCTCAAGATCTGAGGAGCCAGTGCGTAGAGAACGAAGAACACCGGCCCC of Bacillota bacterium contains these proteins:
- a CDS encoding phosphoglycerate dehydrogenase, which translates into the protein MSVRKKALLTLGKSFFEAYPRLRDDLEALDLDLCALVLSDEPVSKDVIIRNVADVEIFIMGVEKVDKDVLDAARRLKYIAKHGVGLDNIDLEEAKRRGITITYTPGQNASAVADLAMGLVLACARQIPAAAAKVKSGGWQLFMGHELEGKTLGIVGLGAIGKKVALRALGFGMTVMAYDPVQDAEFAEKHSITYHDLNSVLEKADFVSMHLPLGPSTYHLIDAEKLRRMKPSAYLINTARGPIVNERDLVRALRDRTISGAALDVFDTEPPSRDLLELDNVIMTPHIGGSTYECARRLGEITVRNVRNYLHGRELDFVYFKP
- a CDS encoding DUF58 domain-containing protein, yielding MRSRPTLKYRAWLSMAAFFTVACVLCGRFEFALVGVPFLISLVLANLDNEEPSYTIASECARERCFEGDTVHVRVTISAESPLPFLEVYHFLCTEGGRVVSTERMLISMRRGEIRQLESKVSLTERGAFVLGRVHSRVLSPTGAKWLDGTTLPGTVCVVYPRVEPLHVKMTMTGRPRPYGGDHASRLPGEGFDLAGLREYRSGDPIRRINWRASSRWKRLYVNESFPERNIDVIVVIDTLRDVGVGCTTYLDCGARAAASTASHFLSRKNRVGMINYGCVLEWVVPRSGARQLHVILDKLARLRTSESFAFKDVKAIPDRALPPRALVFVITPLLDERSDRMVGDLAARGFDPVVMYISPIELTRKAIGDSVADGLAQKWWTLLQESRVKRLRNLGITVAKWDGTEPLGACLGGSLGPSRRHVTGDRPGGNYT
- a CDS encoding MoxR family ATPase, which encodes MTEPPVVDKARQKCHEILSEVGKAIVGKDEVLESVLIVLLANGHVLIEDVPGVAKTLTAEMFARVLGLSFNRIQFVPDLLPGDITGSMVYNSRLEDFEFRKGPMFTNLLLADEINRGTPKTQSALLEAMQERQVTVDGRNFKLEPPFLVMATQNPLEFEGTYPLPEAEVDRFMARLRIGYPSSKAEREILSRRQSRKRDEVELLRIVAREEFLSLQGTVETVYVSPDIQDYIVRIVQATRDDHRVHAGSSPRGTLALFKLARARALMRGRDYVIPEDVKSLAMAALAHRIVIRPELWVERVRGEDIVDDVLDRVPTPGPGED